The sequence ACTGCTCCAGTTTCTAAGTATACATTTTCCTGAGAAAAGACATTCCCGATTACACATGAATTCCTCCCCAAAAAAATATCTTTTTCTGCAAAAATATTTCCAACGACAATTGCTCCATCAAATAATCGAACACCTTTATTAGAACGAATATCACCTTTTACAATTATATTTTCCGTAACACTGACATTCTTCCATGATAATATTGAATAGTCTACAATTCCTTCTTCGTTTACCATCTCATTGCTAATATATCTAATGTTTTTCTCCTTTGCTGTCTGAACAGGAAGGCGATAAATTCTCGGATCTTTACCCTCTGTTGGATCCATAATTAGCCCAGGATATTGACCAATATAGATTTCAGGAGCAAATAACCTTTGGAAGCGACAATTCTGTCCAATACTCATTCTAACTCCGCTGGAAGCACTGATGCCTAAATCACAATCATCATAGATTGCAACCGTTCCTTCTGCATCTATCCAACGTATTACTTTCGTACCTTTTCCAAGAATAATATTCTTCTCACTATACATAGCTCTTAACTTTACATTATCTTTAATCCAAACATTCTGCCTGCCATAGATTTCTTTTTCAAATACAGTTCCATCTGGTGTTCTAAAATCTTTATCCAGGCAAATTACAAGCTTCTCTACGGTATCCGGATATATATCTTGCTTATCTCCATCAATAAACTCTTCTTTCTTGGACAAGTATATCTCATTATTCTCTACTCCTTGTAGATTTTCCCTAATCAGTGATGAAAAAGACTTTCCAAAATACCTAGCATCCCGAATCTTATCTTGATTGATAAAAAGGACTTCTCCTTTTCTCTTTTTATAATACTGATTTGCTACAAGAATCGGTAAAATCAAAAGAAGTATAAACACAATCGCAAATATCCATATTTCTGTCATCCTTTCAGCACCTCTTTCATGATTTGCACTTTCTAAGCTTCAGCCTCTACACTTCTTATAGATTCTGTAAAGCGCTTCGTTTTTGCCCATTTTACCTTACGCCCTGTTAAAGTATCTGCAACAGCATCCATAAATCCAAGACTAATATACCACATATAAAAATAATAATTGAACATAAGCAAAGGTAACAAAAGGGGTTCTCCTTTTACACCATCTAGCATCAAACCTGTCCCAATTTCATAAAAGGGTGCAAAGTTTCCGAAAGAAGTATAAGCCCCAATAAATAGAAGCACCCACCATCCAGCAAGTATATCCATTTCTCCAAGGAAAAACAAGATAAAAGAATCTATCTGTCCAAGTGCCAAAAAAAATGGTACTGCATATACAAATAATAATAAAATCCCATCTATCTTTTCTCGAAAATTCATATTTGGTGTCGTTATCACTTTGCTTAAGTAACGAAATAGTACCTGATTATGCCCTCTAGCCCATCTTCTTATTTGCTTACCTCGTACTTCCCATGTTTCAGGTGCTTCCTCATAGCATTCTGCTGAATTTGCATAAATAACTTTCCAACCATTTGTATATAGCCGATATGTTAGCTCTGT comes from Proteiniborus sp. DW1 and encodes:
- a CDS encoding leucine-rich repeat protein encodes the protein MTEIWIFAIVFILLLILPILVANQYYKKRKGEVLFINQDKIRDARYFGKSFSSLIRENLQGVENNEIYLSKKEEFIDGDKQDIYPDTVEKLVICLDKDFRTPDGTVFEKEIYGRQNVWIKDNVKLRAMYSEKNIILGKGTKVIRWIDAEGTVAIYDDCDLGISASSGVRMSIGQNCRFQRLFAPEIYIGQYPGLIMDPTEGKDPRIYRLPVQTAKEKNIRYISNEMVNEEGIVDYSILSWKNVSVTENIIVKGDIRSNKGVRLFDGAIVVGNIFAEKDIFLGRNSCVIGNVFSQENVYLETGAVIGKRGAISSLIARGTITIEPGTFIFGYVSCEKGGVILSSPNKAQPEEYTYLEEGKKEKVLRFKDLKDYEGVDQQGYRFHKDLEEVVIPEGARRIQKSMFFQCSSLKKVEIPDSIEEIEDFAFAGCEQLKEISLTGKQHLKRIGISAFENCKSLEEIEIPASLEVLDAAAFAGCTSLRNLYFEEDSALRILTDHCFRGCINLKKIVFTSRLEMISSSAFKDCENLEEIHIPEKETVQSEA